The following proteins are co-located in the Caminicella sporogenes DSM 14501 genome:
- a CDS encoding DUF6391 domain-containing protein: MPFLLLLILFFWLFPFLIIPFIIFFIIGFLFLIPYVVFFNSFLNVLTIPWQIFKIASNKQIRKNHSLEHATVNILEERYGKTLRIGGLAYSNGFSLSGPDLPSPYEVLDAAREGIYRMTKGETYLALHPRCGTSIATSTFLLSLGFIIALFFSNHLSLLNIIVVFTLANMLSKPLGLTVQKFFTTHSDVKDMTIINIYSEPTTYNFPFEIIINPNRTYFIETTSNKNRFFWLPF; the protein is encoded by the coding sequence ATGCCTTTTCTATTATTGTTGATTTTGTTCTTTTGGTTATTCCCTTTTCTCATAATACCTTTTATTATTTTCTTTATAATAGGATTTTTATTTTTAATTCCTTATGTAGTTTTCTTTAATTCTTTTTTAAATGTATTAACTATACCATGGCAAATATTTAAAATAGCTTCAAATAAACAAATAAGAAAAAATCACAGTCTAGAACATGCAACAGTTAATATATTAGAAGAAAGATACGGTAAAACTTTAAGAATAGGAGGTCTTGCTTATTCTAATGGTTTCTCTCTATCAGGTCCTGACCTTCCTTCACCTTATGAAGTTTTAGATGCTGCAAGAGAAGGAATTTATCGCATGACAAAAGGAGAAACATATTTAGCACTACATCCGAGATGTGGAACCTCTATAGCAACATCTACTTTTCTTTTATCGTTAGGATTTATTATTGCACTCTTTTTTTCTAATCATCTATCTTTATTAAATATTATAGTCGTTTTTACACTAGCTAATATGCTTTCGAAACCTTTAGGTTTAACAGTTCAAAAATTCTTTACAACACATTCTGATGTAAAGGATATGACTATAATAAATATTTACAGTGAACCAACTACTTATAATTTTCCTTTTGAAATAATAATAAATCCTAATAGAACTTATTTTATAGAAACAACTTCAAATAAAAACAGATTTTTTTGGTTGCCTTTTTAA
- a CDS encoding aminotransferase class I/II-fold pyridoxal phosphate-dependent enzyme, with translation MNFNDLEKKIDFKVKLILLYNPHNPVGRVWSKNELKELGKLCIKNNIIVISDEIHSDLIFKGYKHTSFATILTHVT, from the coding sequence ATGAATTTCAATGATTTAGAGAAAAAAATTGATTTTAAAGTTAAATTAATTCTCCTCTATAATCCTCACAATCCTGTAGGCAGAGTATGGTCTAAAAATGAATTAAAAGAACTTGGAAAGCTTTGTATAAAAAACAATATTATAGTAATATCTGATGAAATACATTCAGATTTAATATTTAAAGGATATAAACATACTTCTTTTGCAACCATTTTAACTCATGTAACTTAA
- a CDS encoding transporter substrate-binding domain-containing protein, protein MFKKIAITLILTIITTVMFIGCSKTTTSSNNTPTEKIIKVGTGGTYNPWCFQQDGKIQGFEIDVWKELSKRTGYKVEFIVSKFSGLFGMLDAGQIDTIAHQISIRKDRQEKYYFTEPYAFSKYDFIIRKDSPFKTIEDLKGKKVGAWLGGNGEKTLKELNEKYKLGLNIVLYDGAPLEKEVETGRLDACWQAAIKSQTVIKQGNLKVKLMGVNTEIGTEINAYPFLKNDSNKQIIKEINKAIKSMHEDGTLTQLSNKWFNLDTTKK, encoded by the coding sequence ATGTTCAAAAAAATAGCAATAACTTTAATTTTAACAATTATAACAACTGTAATGTTTATAGGATGTAGTAAAACTACTACAAGTAGTAACAATACACCTACAGAAAAGATTATAAAAGTAGGTACAGGTGGAACTTATAATCCATGGTGTTTTCAACAAGATGGTAAAATTCAAGGATTTGAAATTGACGTTTGGAAGGAATTATCCAAAAGAACTGGATACAAGGTTGAATTTATAGTATCTAAATTCAGTGGACTTTTTGGTATGCTAGATGCTGGACAAATTGATACAATTGCTCATCAAATTTCTATCAGAAAAGATAGACAAGAAAAATATTATTTTACAGAACCATATGCTTTTAGCAAATATGATTTCATAATAAGAAAAGATAGTCCATTTAAAACAATAGAAGACCTTAAAGGTAAAAAGGTAGGTGCTTGGTTAGGTGGAAATGGAGAAAAAACTTTAAAAGAACTAAACGAAAAATATAAACTTGGTCTTAATATTGTTTTATATGATGGAGCTCCTTTAGAAAAAGAAGTTGAAACTGGAAGACTTGATGCATGTTGGCAAGCTGCAATAAAATCTCAAACTGTTATAAAGCAGGGAAATTTAAAAGTGAAATTAATGGGAGTAAACACAGAAATAGGAACTGAAATAAACGCTTATCCTTTTCTAAAAAATGACAGTAATAAACAAATTATAAAAGAAATTAATAAAGCAATTAAATCAATGCATGAAGATGGAACATTAACTCAATTATCCAATAAATGGTTCAATTTAGATACAACCAAAAAATAA
- a CDS encoding CD3072 family TudS-related putative desulfidase: MKRSREIILLSHCILNANSKVEGLSEYSGVLFELTNLIIKRGIGIIQLPCPEMLMYGIKRWGHVKEQFDTPYFREKCRKLIQPIVNQLIDYKNSGYKILGVIGIDGSPSCGVNKTCSGNWGGEFLNNKLLVDKIHNLKFINASGIFIEEMKKIFRENNLSISFTALDETNINGSINKIKEFLDKSKSFEEEM; encoded by the coding sequence TTGAAGAGAAGTAGAGAAATTATTTTGCTTTCACATTGTATACTTAATGCTAATTCTAAAGTTGAAGGATTAAGTGAATATTCAGGAGTGCTTTTTGAGTTGACTAATTTAATAATTAAAAGAGGAATAGGTATTATTCAGCTTCCTTGTCCTGAAATGCTTATGTATGGCATAAAGAGATGGGGACATGTAAAAGAACAATTTGATACACCATATTTTAGAGAAAAATGTAGAAAGTTAATACAGCCAATAGTAAATCAGCTGATAGACTATAAAAATAGTGGTTACAAAATACTTGGAGTAATAGGTATAGATGGAAGTCCAAGTTGTGGAGTTAATAAAACATGTTCTGGCAATTGGGGAGGAGAGTTTTTAAATAATAAACTGTTAGTTGATAAAATCCATAATTTGAAATTTATAAATGCTTCGGGAATATTTATAGAGGAAATGAAAAAAATATTTAGAGAAAATAATTTAAGTATATCATTTACAGCATTAGATGAAACGAATATTAATGGTAGTATTAATAAAATAAAAGAGTTTTTAGATAAAAGTAAAAGTTTTGAAGAAGAAATGTAA